One part of the Thiothrix nivea DSM 5205 genome encodes these proteins:
- a CDS encoding DUF4381 domain-containing protein yields MNPEDLPLHDIHLPDPVSWWPPAPGWWGLALLMLAVIAFLFWKRWRQQRGEKSLDLALLELERLQAKHGANTKELLRELSVLLRRVAISRYGRRQVSGLTGSAWVKFLDDKVGEKLFSGKLEHLLTEMPYRRETQAETSTLVLAVRYWIRMQRGKEHV; encoded by the coding sequence ATGAATCCGGAAGACTTGCCACTGCACGACATCCATTTGCCTGACCCAGTTAGCTGGTGGCCACCTGCGCCGGGCTGGTGGGGATTGGCCTTGCTGATGCTGGCCGTGATTGCCTTCCTGTTCTGGAAGCGGTGGCGGCAGCAGCGTGGCGAAAAGTCACTGGATCTGGCTTTGCTTGAGCTGGAACGCTTGCAGGCCAAACATGGCGCGAATACGAAGGAATTGCTGCGCGAACTCTCTGTGTTGCTGCGCCGGGTTGCCATCAGCCGTTACGGGCGGCGGCAGGTATCCGGCCTGACCGGCAGTGCCTGGGTCAAATTTCTCGATGATAAAGTGGGGGAAAAACTGTTCAGCGGCAAATTGGAACACTTGCTGACGGAAATGCCTTACCGCCGGGAAACCCAGGCGGAAACATCCACTCTGGTGCTGGCTGTACGCTATTGGATCAGGATGCAGCGGGGGAAGGAACATGTATGA
- a CDS encoding AAA family ATPase — translation MNQKQSFDKLSQYLQSKIIGQKSLINRLMIALLADGHLLVEGAPGLAKTRAIQMLGQGIEGDFHRVQFTPDLLPADITGTEVFHPNDGSFHFQKGPLFHNLILADEINRAPAKVQSALLEAMAERQITVAGTTWKLPEPFLVMATQNPIEQEGTYHLPEAQLDRFLMHVVVDYPTPAEEKVILHLGRKEAMQQVRHEQETIAPLVSREDIRLARQDVLNIYMAEKVETYLLQLVMATRNPERYGKSLVGSIAYGGSPRATLALDRCSRAYAWLAGRDFVSPEDVQAIAHDVLRHRLLLTFEAEADGMTSNHIIDELLALVAVP, via the coding sequence ATGAACCAAAAACAAAGTTTTGACAAGTTGTCCCAGTATTTGCAGAGCAAAATCATCGGGCAAAAATCGTTGATCAACCGTCTGATGATTGCCTTGCTGGCTGATGGGCATTTGCTGGTGGAGGGTGCGCCAGGGCTGGCGAAGACCCGTGCTATCCAGATGCTGGGGCAGGGCATTGAGGGGGATTTCCATCGCGTGCAGTTCACGCCGGATTTGCTGCCAGCCGATATTACTGGGACGGAAGTGTTCCACCCCAACGATGGTTCATTCCATTTTCAGAAAGGCCCGCTGTTCCACAACCTGATCTTGGCTGATGAAATCAACCGTGCGCCCGCCAAGGTGCAGTCCGCCCTACTGGAAGCGATGGCCGAGCGCCAGATCACGGTGGCTGGCACGACCTGGAAGTTGCCCGAACCTTTCCTGGTCATGGCAACCCAGAACCCGATCGAACAGGAAGGCACTTACCACCTGCCGGAGGCGCAACTCGACCGTTTCCTGATGCATGTGGTTGTTGATTACCCAACCCCAGCGGAAGAAAAAGTCATTCTGCACCTGGGGCGCAAGGAGGCCATGCAACAGGTACGGCACGAGCAGGAGACGATTGCCCCGTTGGTCAGCCGCGAAGATATCCGTCTCGCGCGCCAGGATGTGCTCAACATCTACATGGCAGAAAAAGTGGAAACCTATCTGCTGCAACTGGTAATGGCCACCCGCAACCCGGAACGCTACGGCAAGTCACTGGTTGGCAGCATCGCCTACGGTGGCAGCCCGCGCGCCACACTGGCGCTCGACCGCTGTTCCCGCGCTTATGCCTGGCTGGCCGGGCGTGATTTCGTCAGCCCAGAAGACGTGCAAGCCATCGCCCACGATGTGTTACGCCATCGCCTGCTGCTGACCTTCGAGGCGGAAGCTGACGGTATGACCTCCAACCACATTATCGACGAATTGCTGGCACTGGTGGCAGTACCCTGA
- a CDS encoding DUF58 domain-containing protein: MAVPFAGRHTQSKVEGGRGGEGIIFSSLQSLLRLQAQVSTLYLAKKHIRARHAGLHRSVYKGRGMDFAESRMYQPGDDIRTIDWRVTARSGRVHTKVFEEEREKPVLLWLDLRPSMFFATRGRFKSVLAAETAALLLWKTLKDGDRIGGILQNGEHVEFKPSRSRSAALHFLRQLSDMTRIQPLGKNGVVYRGEDLQTSWTRLRRVAQPGSQVFVLSDFRQATPNALRQLAMIARHSQVTLLSIHDPFEETLPQQGNLRLTDGKRNLLLSLGQRLWRDRYTQRATQAAKTLLDFSRGHRIPLVQISTADNDNERLLKLSRGLR; this comes from the coding sequence ATGGCCGTACCGTTTGCCGGACGCCATACCCAAAGCAAGGTTGAAGGGGGCAGGGGGGGCGAAGGCATCATCTTCAGCTCCCTGCAATCCCTGCTGCGCTTGCAGGCGCAAGTCAGCACTTTGTATCTGGCGAAAAAGCACATCCGCGCCCGTCATGCCGGTCTGCACCGTTCGGTTTACAAAGGGCGTGGGATGGATTTCGCCGAATCGCGCATGTATCAGCCCGGCGACGACATCCGCACCATCGACTGGCGGGTGACGGCGCGCAGCGGGCGCGTCCACACCAAGGTATTCGAGGAAGAACGCGAAAAGCCGGTGCTGTTGTGGCTGGATTTGCGCCCCTCCATGTTTTTCGCCACCCGTGGCCGTTTCAAGTCGGTGCTGGCCGCCGAAACTGCCGCCCTGTTGCTGTGGAAAACCCTCAAGGATGGCGACCGCATTGGCGGCATCCTGCAAAACGGCGAACATGTGGAATTCAAGCCTTCCCGCAGCCGTTCTGCTGCCTTGCACTTCCTGCGCCAGTTGAGCGATATGACCCGCATCCAGCCGTTGGGGAAAAATGGCGTGGTTTACAGGGGCGAAGACCTGCAAACCAGCTGGACGCGCTTGCGCCGGGTTGCGCAGCCAGGCAGCCAGGTGTTTGTGCTGAGCGATTTCCGGCAGGCTACGCCCAATGCATTGCGCCAGTTGGCGATGATTGCGCGCCACTCGCAAGTGACTTTGCTTTCGATCCACGACCCGTTTGAGGAAACGCTGCCGCAACAGGGCAACCTGCGCCTGACCGATGGCAAGCGTAACCTGCTGCTCAGCTTGGGGCAAAGGCTCTGGCGCGATCGATATACCCAGCGTGCTACGCAGGCTGCCAAAACCCTGCTCGACTTCAGTCGTGGCCACCGCATTCCGCTGGTGCAGATTTCAACTGCCGATAATGACAACGAACGCCTGCTGAAACTGTCGCGGGGGCTGCGATGA
- a CDS encoding vWA domain-containing protein, whose translation MYEFLWWWMFLLLPAPFLVRWLLQPVKQASAGVALKVPFLDDFQQGGKLLGRSWYGLLALLLGTLAWLMLVVAAARPVWIGDTVAMPVSGRDLMLAVDLSGSMQEQDFILNGQVVDRLTATKAVAGEFVRKRTGDRIGLVLFGDQAYLQAPLTFDRQTVLQLLNESAIGLAGERTAIGDAIGLALKRLQGSPEKNRVLILMTDGANTAGSVSPLEAADMAAAAGLKIYTVGIGSESDQMRSIFGFQLMNPAADLDERTLKAIAEKTGGLYFRARDTEEFHNIYAELDRLEPVEKEAEHWRPQQELFRWPLLAAFVLTLLTAVLRIERE comes from the coding sequence ATGTATGAGTTCCTCTGGTGGTGGATGTTCCTGCTGTTGCCTGCGCCATTTCTGGTACGTTGGTTGCTGCAGCCGGTAAAACAGGCAAGTGCTGGCGTAGCGTTGAAAGTGCCGTTTCTGGACGATTTCCAGCAGGGTGGCAAGCTGTTGGGGCGTTCCTGGTATGGTTTGTTGGCGTTGCTGTTGGGAACGTTGGCTTGGCTAATGCTGGTCGTGGCGGCGGCGCGCCCGGTGTGGATTGGCGATACTGTGGCGATGCCGGTTTCCGGGCGTGACCTGATGCTGGCGGTTGACCTTTCAGGCAGTATGCAGGAGCAGGATTTCATCCTGAACGGCCAGGTGGTTGACCGGCTGACGGCGACCAAGGCGGTGGCAGGGGAATTCGTCCGCAAGCGTACCGGCGACCGGATCGGTTTGGTGCTGTTCGGCGATCAGGCTTACTTGCAGGCTCCACTGACCTTTGATCGCCAGACTGTGCTGCAATTGTTGAACGAATCCGCGATCGGGCTGGCGGGGGAGCGCACTGCGATTGGTGACGCCATCGGCCTTGCCCTTAAACGTCTGCAAGGCAGCCCGGAGAAAAACCGCGTCTTGATCCTGATGACTGACGGAGCCAATACCGCTGGTAGCGTCAGCCCACTGGAAGCGGCGGACATGGCGGCAGCTGCTGGCCTGAAAATTTATACGGTGGGTATTGGTTCGGAAAGTGACCAGATGCGCAGCATTTTCGGTTTTCAGTTAATGAACCCTGCCGCTGATCTGGATGAGCGCACCCTCAAGGCCATTGCCGAAAAAACCGGTGGACTGTATTTTCGCGCCCGTGACACCGAGGAGTTCCATAATATTTATGCCGAACTGGATCGGTTGGAACCCGTCGAAAAAGAAGCGGAACATTGGCGTCCGCAACAGGAACTGTTCCGCTGGCCCTTACTGGCGGCTTTCGTGCTGACTTTACTGACTGCCGTATTGCGGATAGAACGGGAGTAA
- a CDS encoding BolA family protein, with product MNMQTQIEQKIQQAMQPDFLEVINESHMHNVPPGSESHFKVTVVSGQFNGKMLIARHRQINGILAEELNGKIHALALHTMTPEEYFEKAGKVADSPLCMGGGKG from the coding sequence ATGAACATGCAGACACAGATTGAGCAGAAAATCCAGCAGGCCATGCAACCTGATTTCCTCGAAGTCATCAACGAAAGCCACATGCACAACGTACCGCCCGGCTCCGAGTCGCATTTCAAGGTGACGGTTGTCAGCGGGCAGTTCAACGGGAAAATGCTGATTGCGCGGCATCGGCAGATCAATGGCATCCTGGCGGAAGAGCTGAACGGGAAGATTCATGCGCTGGCGCTGCATACCATGACGCCGGAGGAGTATTTCGAGAAAGCAGGCAAGGTGGCGGATTCGCCGTTGTGCATGGGTGGCGGGAAAGGTTAA